In a genomic window of Curtobacterium flaccumfaciens pv. betae:
- a CDS encoding spore photoproduct lyase family protein, with translation MSHERVRPMLDVRRIYAEPAALELQRGQEIVGRWPDAEIVPVESHWNIPEVHGDERNVQRWVRIKTEALLLGVKKSLVTRPNGRSADFIAPSTANGCAMACAYCYVPRRKGYSNPVTVFANIDQITKHVARNIAKQGPKTEPNQCDPEAWVYDIGENSDCSVDAMISDNVRDLCDLFRMTPTAKASFATKYVNRDLLDWDPMGRTRIRFSLMPHETAKVTDIRTSPIAERIAAVNDFVDAGYEVHLNFSPVILTPTWESDWAELLRQVDDVLSPAAKAQLAAEVIFLTHNQPLHEVNLGWHPKAEDLLWRPDLQEQKVSQNGAVNVRYRSGMKGQLVERFRELVAEHLPSCRIRYAF, from the coding sequence ATGAGCCACGAACGCGTCCGCCCGATGCTCGACGTCCGACGCATCTACGCCGAGCCGGCCGCGCTCGAACTGCAGCGTGGGCAGGAGATCGTCGGGCGCTGGCCGGACGCCGAGATCGTCCCGGTCGAGTCGCACTGGAACATCCCCGAGGTGCACGGCGACGAACGGAACGTCCAGCGCTGGGTGCGGATCAAGACCGAGGCGCTCCTGCTCGGCGTGAAGAAGTCGCTGGTGACCCGGCCGAACGGTCGCTCCGCCGACTTCATCGCACCGTCCACCGCGAACGGCTGCGCGATGGCGTGCGCCTACTGCTACGTGCCGCGTCGTAAGGGCTACAGCAACCCCGTGACGGTGTTCGCGAACATCGACCAGATCACCAAGCACGTGGCTCGGAACATCGCCAAGCAGGGGCCGAAGACCGAACCGAACCAGTGCGACCCGGAAGCCTGGGTCTACGACATCGGCGAGAACAGCGACTGCTCGGTCGACGCGATGATCAGCGACAACGTCCGCGACCTCTGCGACCTGTTCCGGATGACCCCGACGGCCAAGGCCTCGTTCGCCACGAAGTACGTCAACCGCGACCTGCTCGACTGGGACCCGATGGGCCGGACCCGGATCCGCTTCTCACTGATGCCGCACGAGACCGCGAAGGTCACCGACATCCGCACGAGCCCGATCGCCGAGCGCATCGCCGCGGTGAACGACTTCGTCGACGCCGGGTACGAGGTCCACCTGAACTTCTCGCCGGTCATCCTCACGCCGACGTGGGAGTCGGACTGGGCCGAGCTGCTCCGGCAGGTCGACGACGTGCTGTCCCCGGCCGCCAAGGCGCAGCTCGCTGCCGAGGTGATCTTCCTGACCCACAACCAGCCCCTGCACGAGGTCAACCTCGGGTGGCATCCCAAGGCCGAAGACCTGCTGTGGCGTCCGGACCTGCAGGAGCAGAAGGTGTCCCAGAACGGTGCCGTGAACGTGCGCTACCGGTCCGGCATGAAGGGGCAGCTCGTCGAGCGCTTCCGCGAGCTCGTGGCCGAGCACCTGCCGTCGTGCCGGATCCGGTACGCCTTCTGA
- a CDS encoding biopolymer transporter Tol, with amino-acid sequence MTAEPDDHFFVVDGRRWRRTDPALPEELAAALRSHLGRGRNAVKTAKRAGDDEALAAARHRNGVAKHGLGERGPEWWSRPEADRIADAERALADLDALP; translated from the coding sequence ATGACCGCCGAACCCGACGACCACTTCTTCGTCGTGGACGGCCGACGCTGGCGCCGCACCGACCCCGCCCTGCCCGAGGAGCTCGCCGCCGCACTCCGCTCCCACCTGGGGCGCGGGCGCAACGCCGTGAAGACCGCGAAGCGCGCGGGCGACGACGAGGCCCTGGCGGCGGCGCGGCACCGGAACGGCGTGGCCAAGCACGGCCTGGGCGAACGCGGCCCCGAGTGGTGGAGCCGCCCAGAGGCCGACCGGATCGCCGACGCCGAGCGCGCCCTCGCCGACCTGGACGCCCTGCCGTGA
- a CDS encoding glycoside hydrolase family 35 protein, translating into MRFAIGDTDFLLDGEPHRVLSGAIHYFRVHPDLWADRIRKAKLMGLNTIETYVAWNAHAPSPGVFDLSGGLDLGRFLDLVAAEGMHAIVRPGPYICAEWTNGGLPYWLFADGSVGVRRNEPGFLAAVRTYLQHLAPVLVPRQIDQGGPIVLVQVENEYGAYGSDPEYLRALEQMHRDIGLTVPFTSVDQPMGTMLEDGSLPSLHKTGSFGSRSAARLERLRQAQPTGPLMCSEFWDGWFDSWGEHHHTTPASASAEDLDVLLAAGGSVNIYMFHGGTNFGFTNGANDKGVYRPIATSYDYDAPLDEAGRPTSKFHAFRSVIARYAPVPPLPATMEPGGSGRLVPVAASGDGLEARITPATDLAVRLDRVASLRSLLPTLTTWSAHDEPPTFDALGAASGFVAYRAEVDLPTGGVLTVGTEVRDRAIVSADGVVVGVLEREHHDRAIALPSVTGTLELLVEDQGRVDYGIRIGEPKGLIGGVSIDGVPVARWTASPLALDPIAPAAVTALSEVAPTGGEVLAGPTFAAGSFDLDTVDDRYLSLDGFRKGVAWVNGFCLGRYWSRGPQQTLAIPGPVLRHGRNELVVLELHAAASRTACLLVEPDLGHTEA; encoded by the coding sequence ATGCGCTTCGCCATCGGCGACACCGACTTCCTGCTCGACGGCGAGCCGCACCGGGTCCTCTCCGGCGCGATCCACTACTTCCGTGTGCACCCCGACCTGTGGGCCGACCGGATCCGCAAGGCGAAGCTGATGGGCCTCAACACCATCGAGACCTACGTCGCCTGGAACGCGCACGCGCCGTCGCCCGGGGTGTTCGACCTGTCGGGTGGCCTGGACCTCGGCCGCTTCCTCGACCTCGTCGCCGCCGAGGGCATGCACGCCATCGTCCGCCCCGGCCCCTACATCTGCGCCGAGTGGACGAACGGCGGGCTGCCGTACTGGTTGTTCGCGGACGGTTCCGTGGGCGTGCGGCGCAACGAGCCCGGGTTCCTCGCGGCGGTCCGGACGTACCTGCAGCACCTGGCCCCGGTGCTGGTCCCGCGGCAGATCGACCAGGGCGGGCCCATCGTCCTGGTGCAGGTCGAGAACGAGTACGGCGCCTACGGCTCCGACCCCGAGTACCTGCGCGCACTCGAGCAGATGCACCGCGACATCGGGTTGACCGTCCCCTTCACGAGCGTCGACCAGCCGATGGGCACGATGCTCGAGGACGGTTCCCTGCCTTCACTGCACAAGACCGGTTCGTTCGGCTCACGCTCCGCCGCCCGGCTCGAGCGCCTGCGGCAGGCGCAGCCCACCGGACCCCTGATGTGCTCGGAGTTCTGGGACGGCTGGTTCGACAGCTGGGGCGAGCACCACCACACCACGCCGGCGTCCGCCAGTGCCGAGGACCTGGACGTCCTGCTCGCAGCCGGCGGCTCGGTGAACATCTACATGTTCCACGGCGGCACGAACTTCGGCTTCACGAACGGCGCGAACGACAAGGGCGTCTACCGCCCGATCGCGACGTCCTACGACTACGACGCGCCGCTCGACGAGGCCGGGCGGCCGACGTCGAAGTTCCACGCGTTCCGCTCGGTGATCGCGCGCTACGCGCCCGTCCCGCCGCTGCCCGCGACGATGGAGCCGGGTGGATCGGGTCGCCTCGTTCCCGTGGCCGCGTCCGGCGACGGCCTGGAGGCCCGGATCACCCCCGCCACGGACCTCGCCGTCCGTCTGGACCGCGTCGCGTCGCTCCGTTCCCTGCTGCCCACGCTCACGACGTGGTCCGCGCACGACGAGCCGCCGACCTTCGACGCCCTCGGGGCCGCGAGCGGCTTCGTCGCCTACCGCGCCGAGGTCGACCTGCCCACCGGAGGGGTGCTGACCGTCGGCACCGAGGTGCGCGACCGAGCGATCGTGTCGGCCGACGGTGTCGTCGTCGGGGTCCTGGAGCGTGAGCACCACGACCGCGCCATCGCCCTGCCGTCGGTGACCGGCACGCTCGAGCTCCTCGTCGAGGACCAGGGCCGCGTCGACTACGGCATCCGCATCGGTGAGCCGAAGGGCCTGATCGGCGGCGTCTCGATCGACGGCGTCCCGGTCGCCCGGTGGACGGCATCGCCGCTCGCCCTCGACCCCATCGCGCCGGCCGCCGTGACCGCGCTGTCCGAGGTCGCTCCGACCGGTGGCGAGGTGCTCGCCGGACCGACGTTCGCAGCTGGCTCGTTCGACCTCGACACCGTGGACGACCGGTACCTGTCGCTCGACGGGTTCCGGAAGGGTGTCGCCTGGGTCAACGGTTTCTGCCTCGGTCGGTACTGGTCGCGGGGCCCGCAGCAGACCCTGGCGATCCCGGGGCCGGTGCTCCGCCACGGTCGCAACGAGCTCGTCGTGCTCGAACTGCACGCCGCCGCTTCCCGTACCGCGTGCCTGCTCGTCGAGCCCGACCTGGGGCACACCGAGGCCTAG
- a CDS encoding ABC transporter substrate-binding protein produces MNKRLRRGLSALAIGVTAAIALAACASGGSGSGGSADDIDKALQDGGTLTYWSWTPSAKAQVAAFEKQYPKVKVKLVNAGTGADQYTKLQNTIKAGSGAPDVAQVEYYALPQFALSESLLDLSSYGFDSLEKDFAKSTWSSVSIDGKVYGLPQDSGPMALFYNKKVFDKHGIAVPKTWDEYVTAAKKLHEADPKAYIAADSGDAGFTTSMIAQAGGTPFTTDGDKVTINLQDEGTKKWTSTWNELVEQGLLSKTVGWTDDWYKQLGNGEIATMITGAWMPGNLESGVAQASGDWRVAPMPTYDGGTAQTANNGGSAQVVMKQSKNPALAAGFLKWLNSSKESTKVFMESGGFPSTTADLDSSAFLDEKPEYFGGQQINKVLVDASKSSDNDFTYLPYQVYANSVYADTVGQAYENGTSLDAGLEAWQKALAKYGKDQGFTVSSK; encoded by the coding sequence ATGAACAAGCGTCTCCGGCGCGGGCTCAGCGCCCTCGCCATCGGCGTCACCGCCGCGATCGCCCTCGCCGCGTGCGCCTCCGGCGGCTCCGGCTCCGGCGGATCGGCCGACGACATCGACAAGGCCCTGCAGGACGGTGGCACCCTGACCTACTGGTCGTGGACCCCGTCGGCGAAGGCCCAGGTCGCCGCGTTCGAGAAGCAGTACCCCAAGGTGAAGGTCAAGCTCGTCAACGCCGGCACCGGTGCCGACCAGTACACGAAGCTGCAGAACACGATCAAGGCCGGCTCAGGCGCCCCCGACGTCGCCCAGGTCGAGTACTACGCCCTGCCGCAGTTCGCGCTGTCCGAGTCGCTGCTCGACCTGTCGAGCTACGGCTTCGACTCGCTCGAGAAGGACTTCGCGAAGAGCACCTGGAGCTCGGTGTCGATCGACGGCAAGGTCTACGGCCTGCCGCAGGACTCCGGCCCCATGGCGCTGTTCTACAACAAGAAGGTCTTCGACAAGCACGGCATCGCCGTGCCGAAGACGTGGGACGAGTACGTCACCGCGGCCAAGAAGCTGCACGAGGCAGACCCGAAGGCCTACATCGCGGCGGACTCCGGCGACGCCGGCTTCACCACGAGCATGATCGCCCAGGCCGGTGGCACCCCCTTCACCACCGACGGTGACAAGGTGACCATCAACCTGCAGGACGAGGGCACCAAGAAGTGGACGAGCACCTGGAACGAGCTCGTCGAGCAGGGCCTGCTGTCGAAGACGGTCGGCTGGACCGACGACTGGTACAAGCAGCTCGGCAACGGTGAGATCGCCACGATGATCACCGGCGCCTGGATGCCCGGCAACCTGGAGTCCGGCGTCGCCCAGGCCTCGGGTGACTGGCGCGTCGCCCCGATGCCGACCTACGACGGTGGCACCGCCCAGACCGCGAACAACGGCGGCAGCGCCCAGGTCGTCATGAAGCAGTCGAAGAACCCGGCCCTCGCCGCGGGCTTCCTCAAGTGGCTGAACTCCTCGAAGGAGTCCACGAAGGTCTTCATGGAGTCCGGCGGCTTCCCGTCGACCACCGCTGACCTCGACTCGTCGGCGTTCCTCGACGAGAAGCCGGAGTACTTCGGCGGCCAGCAGATCAACAAGGTGCTCGTCGACGCGTCGAAGTCCTCGGACAACGACTTCACCTACCTGCCCTACCAGGTGTACGCGAACAGCGTCTACGCCGACACCGTCGGTCAGGCGTACGAGAACGGCACCTCGCTCGACGCCGGCCTCGAGGCCTGGCAGAAGGCCCTCGCCAAGTACGGCAAGGACCAGGGCTTCACGGTCTCGTCGAAGTAG
- a CDS encoding carbohydrate ABC transporter permease: MSTIQHPAGPAAATVTEATTTQRAPRTRSIRASRQLRTAEGGRKPKRSGLLTAVMVVFVVYSFAPLFYLLVNSTKTQASLLSTFGLWFGGDFNLWQNIVDTLTYNDGIFLQWFGNTLLYVVVGAGGATLLATVAGYGMAKFQFPGRRAVFAVVLGAIAVPGTALAVPTFLLFSQVGLTNTPWAIILPSLISPFGMYLIWTYAVDAIPAELLEAARMDGAGEFRIFFTIALRLLAPGVVTVLLFAVVATWNNYFLPLIMLSDPKWYPLTVGLNQWNAQATGSGAQPIYNLVVTGSLLTIIPIVVAFLFLQRFWQSGLAAGSVKA, translated from the coding sequence ATGAGCACCATCCAGCACCCCGCCGGGCCCGCAGCGGCCACGGTGACCGAGGCGACCACGACGCAACGTGCGCCGCGCACCCGCTCGATCCGCGCCTCCAGGCAGCTCCGCACCGCGGAAGGCGGACGCAAGCCGAAGCGTTCCGGCCTGCTCACCGCGGTCATGGTCGTCTTCGTCGTGTACTCGTTCGCGCCGCTGTTCTACCTGCTCGTGAACAGCACGAAGACGCAGGCGTCGCTGCTCTCCACGTTCGGTCTGTGGTTCGGCGGGGACTTCAACCTCTGGCAGAACATCGTCGACACGCTGACGTACAACGACGGCATCTTCCTGCAGTGGTTCGGCAACACGCTGCTCTACGTCGTCGTCGGTGCCGGCGGGGCCACCCTGCTCGCCACCGTCGCGGGCTACGGCATGGCGAAGTTCCAGTTCCCCGGTCGCCGCGCGGTCTTCGCCGTCGTCCTCGGTGCCATCGCGGTCCCCGGCACGGCCCTGGCGGTCCCGACCTTCCTGCTGTTCTCGCAGGTCGGCCTGACCAACACCCCGTGGGCGATCATCCTGCCCTCGCTGATCAGCCCGTTCGGCATGTACCTGATCTGGACCTACGCGGTCGACGCGATCCCGGCCGAACTGCTCGAGGCCGCCCGCATGGACGGTGCCGGTGAGTTCCGGATCTTCTTCACGATCGCGCTCCGCCTGCTCGCGCCCGGTGTCGTCACCGTCCTGCTGTTCGCGGTCGTCGCCACCTGGAACAACTACTTCCTGCCGCTCATCATGCTGAGCGACCCGAAGTGGTACCCGCTGACGGTCGGCCTCAACCAGTGGAACGCGCAGGCCACCGGGTCCGGCGCGCAGCCGATCTACAACCTCGTCGTCACGGGATCGCTCCTCACGATCATCCCGATCGTGGTCGCGTTCCTCTTCCTCCAGCGCTTCTGGCAGTCCGGCCTCGCGGCCGGGTCGGTCAAGGCCTGA
- a CDS encoding carbohydrate ABC transporter permease encodes MSTLAARPGEAAPRPTAERPAGRRPKQRGRFTGWLFVGPFVVVLVLMLIVPIGYALWLSLFRDQLIGGNQFVWFANYVQLFQDAKFWSGFGRVAIFLVVQVPIMLGLALVAALALDSARLWGTSFFRIAVFLPYAVPGVVAALIWGFIYGNQFGLTGAANDALGIDLLQPFSPSWVLTSIGNVVTWEFLGYNMLIFYAALRTVPGELYEAAELDGAGPMRTVFSIKLPALRGPMVIATIFSIIGSFQLFNEPNLLKTLAPNVIGSAFTPNMYAYSLSFSGQQFNYSATVAIVMGVITAVIAYVVQVRGTREENR; translated from the coding sequence ATGAGCACGCTCGCAGCGCGCCCCGGTGAGGCAGCACCGCGCCCCACCGCCGAGCGCCCCGCCGGCCGCCGCCCCAAGCAGCGGGGACGGTTCACCGGATGGCTGTTCGTCGGCCCGTTCGTCGTCGTCCTGGTCCTGATGCTCATCGTGCCGATCGGCTACGCGCTCTGGCTCAGCCTGTTCCGCGACCAGCTCATCGGCGGCAACCAGTTCGTCTGGTTCGCCAACTACGTGCAGCTCTTCCAGGACGCCAAGTTCTGGTCCGGGTTCGGTCGGGTCGCGATCTTCCTGGTCGTCCAGGTGCCGATCATGCTCGGCCTCGCGCTCGTCGCTGCCCTGGCACTGGACAGCGCCCGACTGTGGGGGACGAGCTTCTTCCGCATCGCGGTGTTCCTGCCCTACGCCGTCCCCGGGGTCGTCGCGGCCCTGATCTGGGGCTTCATCTACGGCAACCAGTTCGGTCTGACGGGCGCCGCGAACGACGCGCTCGGCATCGACCTGCTGCAGCCGTTCAGCCCGAGCTGGGTCCTGACGTCGATCGGCAACGTGGTCACGTGGGAGTTCCTCGGCTACAACATGCTGATCTTCTACGCGGCACTCCGCACCGTCCCCGGTGAGCTGTACGAGGCGGCCGAGCTCGACGGTGCCGGCCCGATGCGCACGGTCTTCTCGATCAAGCTCCCGGCGCTCCGCGGCCCGATGGTCATCGCCACGATCTTCTCGATCATCGGCAGCTTCCAGCTCTTCAACGAGCCGAACCTGCTCAAGACACTCGCGCCGAACGTCATCGGCAGCGCCTTCACCCCGAACATGTACGCCTACTCGCTGTCCTTCAGCGGTCAGCAGTTCAACTACTCCGCCACGGTCGCGATCGTGATGGGCGTGATCACCGCGGTGATCGCCTACGTCGTCCAGGTCCGCGGCACCCGCGAGGAGAACCGATGA
- a CDS encoding LacI family DNA-binding transcriptional regulator: protein MESPAGTRRAPSMAAVADAAGVSMQTVSRVARGFDNVSPETRDRVQRAMESLGYRPNRAARALRSGRFRTIGVIMFTLASFGNMRTLEAIADAAGVADFTITLLPMASRTEAGVRSAFSRLHEQAVDGVVIIIESHIIDTAEVVLPDGVPMVIIDSTGSTDHPAIDTDQADGARQATQHLLDLGHETVWHVAGPESSYSAARRLAAWQDTLTRAGRPVPPVFRGGWTTEHGYEAGLEIAARPEITAVFAANDQTALGVLRAAHESGRPVPSSLSVVGFDDSPESDSFWPPLTTVHQSFDEVGRRAVANLLAQIDGERVSVAADLVPVRLVERASTAAPPAR, encoded by the coding sequence ATGGAGTCCCCCGCCGGCACCCGCCGCGCCCCCTCGATGGCCGCCGTGGCCGACGCCGCCGGGGTGTCGATGCAGACGGTCTCACGCGTCGCCCGTGGCTTCGACAACGTCAGCCCGGAGACCCGCGACCGCGTCCAGCGCGCGATGGAGTCCCTCGGATACCGGCCCAACCGTGCCGCCCGCGCCCTGCGCTCCGGCCGCTTCCGCACCATCGGCGTGATCATGTTCACGCTCGCTTCCTTCGGCAACATGCGCACGCTCGAGGCGATCGCCGACGCCGCCGGGGTCGCCGACTTCACGATCACCCTGCTGCCCATGGCCTCGCGCACCGAGGCCGGCGTCCGCTCCGCGTTCTCGCGCCTGCACGAACAGGCCGTCGACGGCGTCGTGATCATCATCGAGTCGCACATCATCGACACCGCCGAGGTCGTGCTGCCCGACGGCGTGCCCATGGTCATCATCGACTCCACGGGCAGCACCGACCACCCCGCGATCGACACCGACCAGGCCGACGGCGCCCGGCAGGCCACGCAGCACCTGCTCGACCTGGGGCACGAGACCGTCTGGCACGTCGCCGGGCCGGAGTCGTCGTACTCGGCCGCCCGTCGCCTCGCCGCGTGGCAGGACACCCTGACGCGCGCCGGTCGCCCGGTCCCCCCGGTGTTCCGCGGCGGCTGGACGACCGAGCACGGCTACGAGGCCGGGCTCGAGATCGCTGCACGCCCGGAGATCACCGCGGTGTTCGCCGCGAACGACCAGACCGCCCTCGGGGTCCTGCGCGCAGCACACGAGTCCGGTCGCCCGGTGCCGTCGTCGCTGAGCGTGGTGGGGTTCGACGACTCCCCCGAGTCCGACTCGTTCTGGCCGCCGCTGACCACCGTGCACCAGTCCTTCGACGAGGTCGGCCGCCGAGCGGTCGCGAACCTGCTCGCCCAGATCGACGGCGAGCGGGTCAGCGTCGCGGCCGACCTGGTGCCGGTGCGGCTCGTCGAGCGGGCGAGCACGGCCGCGCCGCCGGCGCGCTGA